From the genome of Botrytis cinerea B05.10 chromosome 7, complete sequence:
GAGTGAGGAGACATATCCAGATACgactatccatccatccatccatcgataCCCACCAAGAATAGGCAGAGAAACCCCAAGCAAAGAAAACAACCGAATCATCATACGATCGAAATAGCAAAACGAGATATCAAACCCAACCCACCAAATCATTCCCGGGCTAAAGAACCGACGGATGTAAATAGGTAGATCGATAGATACATGAGCATCTTTCACACGACACACCCAATCCGATCCGATCCCAGTAGAAGTTTCCTCGAATGTACAGCACAAATTTGCATCTCTGATACTCTCTACCCTAGTAGACCGACCCTACCTATTTACCCACCCGGTATTCACATGACTCTCCCTATTTCATTGCATCCCATTgcatatcccatatcccatcaTATCACATACTAATAAGTATACACACAAACCGAAACACAGCACACATCTCGATCTCATTTTCGATCTCATTGTAAAACTCTATATacctttctcctcctcctctccttctctccttttctttctcttcccttctcaaCAAacctcatccccatccccattctcatcctcaaacCACGCATTATGGAattctccccctctcttcctAATGCAGGTATCTTACTGTATCTTACAGGTACAAGTACAAGTTTCATTCATGCATACGAGCCAGCaacagcatcagcatcagcatcagcatcagcatcagccTCCCCCCCCATCTCCCTACTGCACCACAcctttttcaaaagaagaaaaaaatagaaaggtAACAAGGATGAAATACAGGACAGGACATGAtgagacaagacaagacaagcCATAACATAAAATCGCTCTTTCTTTCACGAGCTCAGAATCTtgatctttattataaaaaggGTAAAAAAAGTGAAGAAGAGTATTATAAATACAAGGTAGAAGTAATGTAAGTAATGTAGGTATAGAAGGTAAATTTATCCCTAAAACCCCTTAGAAATAAACATAAGCTCATAgattccatatccatccatcataccAATGCCCTATACCttttacaaaaagaaagaaaggaagatcaaGCCTTTTGTTCCCCTATCTCTCCACCTTGATCCGATGCCTTTTCCTTATCCGTAGTGTTCGTATCGTCGTTTATGTGAttggttgatgttgatgtctTTGAAGCTTCTTTTGCTGCGGCGGatttttttgctttcttcttggatttcttggACTTTTTGGGAGGGGTTTCTTTGGTGGTGGAAACTTCTTTGGGTGGAGATGTGTGTTCATCCTCGCTGGAGTTATCCTTCTGCTCTTGTACTTCTTGCTCCTCTTCTGTTTCCCCATTACTTTCAGTACTAGATGACTCTGAAGCAGGCTCTGGTTCTGATTCTGGAATTGGATTTTCAATGACTGTCTCTGACTTCTCTTCGCTAGCATCACCATTTTCTTGTTCCGCCTCTGTCTTGTCTCCCAATGAATCACCAGACATACTATCCCATGAACCCGTTGAGCCTGCTttcgaatcatcatcatgaagtATAACAGTCTCAGCATCTTCCAGCTCAGGCTCCAAATCTTGAATCGTTTCCAAAATTGATTGTTCTTCCTCTACCCTATCATTCGTCTCCTCGGGttccatatcatcatctgGATCCACCTCCTTAACGGTCTCCACAATAACAGGTATCTCTATCTCTGTTTTAGTATGATTTCCTgtctctccatcctctccctcttcctccgcAATTCGTGAATTGCGTGCAGCCCTTAATCTTTGAGTTATAtccccttcttcctcatcaatcTCCTGAACTGTCGTGATTGCCGATCCCACTGAAGGTGATTGTCTAACATGTCTTCTGGTTGTATTTTGTCTTCCACCAAGCCCTAAGAAGTCTTCCTCAACCCCTACTGGTGTTTTCAAAATCGACGTAACCACTGGTGGTTTATCCTCAACATACTCCAATCCCTCTGCTTCTGGTGGTAGCTTATAATTCTCTGGTGGCAATAGCTCATGCATGTCACAAACCGTCTTGAACAAAACATAAAGGCCGGTCTGACCCTCAACTTGCCAAAAGACACCCCGATGTTGAAACCACGCATGCGCAAATATTCGATGTAAGCGCctgaaaatattaattaaatgtTTAACACCAGCCCCTCTATCATCCATCGCATCACCAGCGGCCATACTCAAACGACTTGGAAATATCTTTTGACTAGTTACAATATTTGTAGCCCAGTCCAATGTATGACAGCAATAATCGATTGCGCAACAACTTTTGGGTGATTCGTGTACGGCGCAAAGGAATTGCCATTCGGAAGCGCGCATTTCTGGACATGTATGTGCGGAACAAGGAGGATCATCGAAGAGGAATCcaattattaaatcattaCATTTGTTGATTAAGAAGCGACAGAGTTCGTAAAGCCAGAGAGCTTGATCGAGTCCATTTGGTGGTGTGGCTATTTCGACAGCGGTTTCGCGGGTTATGGGAATGCTATGGTCTTTCGAGGGAGGTTTAGTGTGATAGTAATGAAGCGCTTTTAAATGTTCCTGCAGTTGAAATGCTGAGTCGAGCTGTATGGTATTAAAAATGAGTTAGCAATGCCATCACAATATAGATGCGACGTAGCCTTTGAGCTTAAAATTGGGAAATCAGGAGGTACCAACCTCACTCAAAGGTATGAGAGGCGGACCAGCAGCCATATCAGCAGCTTTAGTTCCGGGGTGTATCCTTCGACTGGCATTTGTTTCTATAATACTTTGCTCAATCATCTGTTCTTGATTTGAGGAAGCACTTCCAAGGGATGGTGATTTCGGACCAATCTGGATTTCTGTAGGAGGAGGAGGGCTAGGAAGCCGTGGAGAGCTTGGTGGGAGACTGGACATCATGGTCAACCCCTCAAATTGACTTTGTGAATCTTTTACATATGCCAAAAAAATGATGCGCTCGAGGTTGCGACGGGGAAGAGTTGAGTTTGTTTACTTTTTAACGAACGATAAATTGCAAGTTGATGGGTGTCGATTAATATTACCAGTATTACAGTAATACCGGTAGTAACGCGCCAATTTCTTCAGATCCGCGTTAACCAATCAAAACTTATGGTTCTTTAAATAGTGTCGGGAACTCTAAATCTGGTGCAAGGACGCCGAACTTTCACAAGGCTGTAGAACATGTGAGGACGAATACGAAaggttttttgttttttgtattttggtATCTGGTGGGAAAAACAATTAAACCCAGATATAAGTCTTCGCCAAgtagagagggagagggacagagaaagagagagcgAGGAGAGAGCAGAGAATAATCTAACACACATTTACTTACACACACCTACCTATCCCACCTACACATCCATCATGGACGCCGATGATGATATTCCCATGCTAGTCGATGTGGAGGGCAAAGAGGTGAATgcagaagcaaaagaagcaaaGCCCATCAAAGTGCCAATTACAATTGTTACAGGCAAGTTTTTATCTATATACAATACATACCTGGGTACTTGGATGAAAGAATATAGCTAACCATGGACTTCAAGGATACCTTGGTGCTGGAAAGACAACGTTGATGAATTATATCTTGAATGAACagcatggaaagaaaatcgcTGTGATATTAAATGGTATTCATTCTTCACATTACACATACTCTTCAGACCTTGTACAATACAACGTGGCACTTGGCTAACTATTTATGTAGAATTCGGTGACTGTAAGTTAGAAGACTATGCTCGAGCAGATCAAGTGATCTTGCCAGTCCAGAAGTCAAGATACGAATGAATGTACCATGACCCGAAGATTGGTTCTCATGGCTTACGATATGCTAACTCATATTCTCACTATCCAGCCGCTGATATTGAGAAATCCCTCACTGTCAACACTGGCAGTGAGCAAGTAGAGGAATGGCTTGATGTCGGTAATGGCTGTATCTGTTGTTCCGTAAAGTAAACTCCCATATTCTTCGTCCCTTCTCCGCATCCCTACCCCTCTCCCCATTCCTACCCCTATCCCAATCACAATCCCCACCATACTCCCACCAACACACTCCTAGAGACTCCGGCGTCAACGCCATCGAAACTCTCATGGACCGTCGCGGCGCCTTCGACTACATCCTCCTCGAAACCACCGGCCTCGCCGACCCCGGCAATCTCGCCCCCCTCTTCTGGGTTGACGAAGGTCTAGGTAGCACCATCTACCTCGACGGAATCGTGACCCTCGTCGACGCCAAAAACATTCTCAAATCGCTGAACGAACCCATCCCCTCTGAAATCCCCTCAGAAACACCCAACCAGAACAAATCCCACGCCAGCGCCGATTCCACCTCTAACGAGGACCACGAGCATTCCGGTCCTCATCTCACAACCgcccatctccaaatctctcaCGCCGACGTTCTCATTCTCAACAAGTCGGATCTGGTAACTCCGGAAGAATTGACAATTGTCAAGGAGAGAATCACAGCTATAAATGGGTTGGCAAAATTACACATTACGGAATTCGGCGCAACGCCCCAATTAGAAGGTGTCTTGTTGGATTTACATGCGTACGATAGAGTCGATTTCAATCTAGACGAAGTAAAAGCAAAAGGACATAGTCATTTGGATCCCGTGAGTTTTAATTTttcactttcttcttcttcttcttcctcctcctttctcttccctACCTCATCCATCTTTACCCATCTATTCAAACATTCCAAATCAaaccccatctcatcccaactcatcccctccccctcccccgaAACCCAAAAGCCAAAACCAAAACTAACACCCCCACCCCCAAAAAAGACAATCACAACCCTAACCCTCACCACcccacccctcccccccaccAGCGTCCCCCACCTCGACGCCTGGCTGCGCTCCCTCCTCTGGGACTCGCGCATTCcatcctccacctcctctccctcccccgAAATCCACCGTCTCAAAGCCCGTCTCCCCCTCACAAACCACACCACCAAAACCATTCAAGCCGTGCGCGAAGTCTTCGAGATCCTCGACGACGTATCTCCCCAAACCACGCCTGCAACCACAACAGCACCCCCCACCAACGAAATGGAATCCGATCTCCACAGCGAGGGAAAAATCGTTTTGATCGGAAGGAACATTAAAGACATGCAGGATGTGCTCCTCGAGAGTTTTTTGAATTGTGTggtggaggagaagggaTGTTAGAAGTTAGAAGTTAGAAGTTAAAAGTTggattttggagatggaaatgttgaATGTAAATAtcaatgtaaatataaatccacacacacacacacacacacacatcacGTATTACGAATTCTAAATAGGATTCTACATCTATCCATCTGCGAGTATTCATCGCATtatcacatacatacatacgtataTATCTACTCACTCATTCATCTGTTATCCCAAATACTATTCATATCTCCCAAATACTATTCATATGTATACAATCAATTCTCTTTTATTCAAACTTATACTTTTCAAACTTGTATatgtaatatattaatattttatatccaTGCatccatacacacatatcatcctatcccatcccatcccatcccacatCCTAAATACTAACTCTCTAACTAGCCGAACATGTGAGTAATTAAAGTAAATATATCCCTATAATCTCACTTATTACCTTTACTTTCCTTACTTTCCTTACTCAACatcacaatcaatcaatcagtcagtcaatcaatcaatttatccaacctacctacctgccaGCCAATTCCTACCGATTCACATATGCCGGCCGGCCGGCCGCCCTCCTTCTTTtcgtcattttctttttatcctTACTCTGATTCTTATTCATCAGCATTCACAAAAAGCCAAGCTTCGTTTATCCAACCATCTTATCCTgtaaacacacacacatacacaaaaacaacaatctcccccaaatttcaatcactAAAAACGCatgtaaaagaaaaagaatctcATAAAAAGAATCtcataaaaacaatatcatGTCATGGTCATGTTCATATTCATGGTATAGCATAAAGCACCACTCAAAAAACTTTATCCTTTCTTCCCTTGTGTTCCAAGTTTTTTTCCCCTTGGCCTCTCCGCTTTCCCCTATTCCtctctccattttccatctctatctGCCACTCCCCCTATTTCTTCACACTAATCACTATCCCTCTCCATATTTATCCATCTCCCCTTTTACCATaaacagaaaagaaaaataaagacTATTTgtccttccatccatccatttctctCCCGCCCACCCCGTCTATATTTGTATAGCAACACCCCACCCAATGAATTTGTTCGTCCCTCCCACAATAAAAGAGGTCAAACTATAGCCCCAACGCCAGAAATGCTATGTACATGTATCTCATTCGTCGATTATGCTTTACAATGCAGTGCCGGGAAGCCGCTCATCGAAAGTCGAAAAAATCAAGTTAAAAAAAACCGTGcaaaaaaattgtaaaatgaaaaatagaggccagaatatcaaaatgatggCCAGTTCCCCAAAAAGCTTCTCGATGCTCCATCGAATGCATTCGTTTCCGGGTGAGGTTCCTCAAGTCGAGGTTGATTCGTACAGTATGCGGTACTGCATTCTTCTGGCTTCGAAAaggaaatctcaatatcGTCATCTCCAATTGATCCTTCTGCTGGGATATATTCAGGTCCAAAAGTAATATCGAGGGGAATCTATGCAATCGCTAAAAAGACAACTGATCGTTTCAAAGCCTCTGCCAAGGCCTAAATAACTGCTCTCGAAGTAATAATACAACTGGTGCCTAAGATCGATGAAGTGGCGAGAGGTATTTtaaaggggggggggaaggggggttCGTGAAGCCAATTGGCAATTATCTAGATACTACCTGTTAGATTTGCTAGCAGATCGTTCAGGTAAGTTGTACCGTTGTCCATTTGGAGATATTGAATCGAAATCGTAGTTCTTAAGAGTTTGTTCATATTTGGAGCTCTTCATGAATTTTGGCACGGAGTCCTATGGTTCATTGTTAGACAGTAATCGATAATTGCGCAGGCAAAATACTTACACTGGCCATTAACTTGAAGACAGATAATTGAGCCTCTTCAAATAACTTTGTGACTtccttcaaactttcaaccATAGCAGCATCCTGTCCAACAGCCTTGGTCATTCTGGTAGCCAATTGATTTCTGAGCATATGATCGATGTTAAGTTCGCAAGGTGAGCCTGGAGCTAAGAATGCATTGTAAATTCCATAGGCCGATGCCATAGTTTCCTTGACGGAATCGAGACTTCCGCCTGATTTACCCCTGGTTGGGTCTACATTTCTTACGGCTGCTTTGCATGACTTCAAGAAATCCTCGACATCTAGATAGAAAGACAAGTTCTCCTCACAATGGGTATCCCGAAGGTTTTCGCGGAAAAGTAAACGAAGTGCGGCATCATTCAGAATTTTGTCCAACTTTTGAGTATTCGAGTCTCGGGATACACCAGCTCTTACTGCTGCTGAAGTTCCTTCGCTCTCTGAAGTACGATCTCTCGAAGTCATATTGATAACATCCTTGCCTTTTTGTGATAACTGATAGTAGGCATACTTAGTAGGCTGGAATCGGAAATCCTTCTTATCATCTGAAGGAGGAAGTTGCTGCTGGTATTGCCTGTCGGGCTGAACACACCAGATTAGTTCTTGCTCCAAAAATAGCGACGCAACTTCTGTGGTTTCCCGTCTGTCCACCGTAGTACAACAATCCATCAGCCAGTCACAAGCAGCCTTGCCAGTAAATGTTTGATAAACAGTTCTGGGTGGCGATCCAACTTTACGCTCTCCTGCCATTCTTACACCAGCAATTCCATCCTTGTACTCGCTCAAAGAATCCGAATCAGCTGTTGTGGTGCTGGTCTTGATATTCGGTCCATTCTGACCAACAAACCTGCGGAAAATAACCTCAATTGTGCTTCGATCCGAGGAAAGTTTGTCCGTAGCAGAATCTCTTTCTAGAATAACCAATTGCATTGTATTCCTTGGGGATGCGACAAGTTCTGCGACGTGTCTTTGTTGTATTCCATTCTTCGAGCAGAATCTTTCCAAAATATGAATACCTTTTGGTGTCAACTGCCATATGGATCCCTTCATTGTGAAATCCTTTGCTTGCTTTCCGTCCGCAGATTCAATAAATCGTGCATCTAGGAAACGTTGACATACTGATCGAGCCATTTCCCGCGCCATAGAAAATGTTGTTGTCGTGGTGGTGGTGACAATACGGGAGGGATCTTTTGGATCTGGCATACGATTCGATTGTGAGAATTTTAAAGAACCCAAATTATTGATAGCCTCTTCCGAAAGAAACGAATGTTCCACTCTAGTTAATCGTATGCGGTGCCCTGCCAGCGGTAAACTGACTACCAACGTTGCGaataaatctttgaaatcctTGTCCAAAAGTCAGCATCAATCTTGGCCTCTCGAAAAATCAACACTTTGTTGCCTATACATACTCTAGTGAATGGCCTGTCATCGCTCGTCATGCGCAACAAGCGCGACGATGTTTGATGCATCTTGCTTGAATTTGTCGTCCTGTGATTGGAGTGGATCAACGGTGGGGTATCTGCAGCAGTATTCGAGTACGCCTGCGAGGGAGGGTTGGTACCAAGTAACGACTGACGGCGACCAAGGAAATGCGAGGGCGGTGAATTCTCTGAAGTGGTGTTTGGTGTAGTCGATGTCGAGTTTTCGCTGGACGAGGAAGATAAATCTATGCGATCTATACTGCTTCCTGTAACTTCTGCCGACTGGGACCTACTTTTAATACTATTCAAAGGAGTGTCTTGATCTGGAGGTGAATCTAGAGTGTTGGATGGTGAAGGACGTGAACGTAACGCGGGTTCAGCCAAACTTGCAATTGCGTTGCTAGTTTTGTCTCTTGCCAATACAGCTAAGGTGAACAAGCCACTTCGGTTTTGTCTTAAAGAGCTAGTCGATTGACGATTTTGCTTATGGGAGGGAGTATTATTAGACGTGCGAGGTATCAGTTCCTTTGAGCCCGATTCGCGAAGTAtcaatgaagattttgaatcaaaagtCAGAGGTCGGACCGACAATTTCACAGGAGATGAGAAATCCGAGGAATCTCTCGTCAAACCTTGACCTGTTTCGCCTTCTCGAATGGATCTATCCGaaagtggtggtggtgaacTTGAGGCTGggggagatgatgaggtggtggtggtgctaGCGGAAGCGGAAGTGCAAGTGGACTTGGGT
Proteins encoded in this window:
- the Bcsst2 gene encoding Bcsst2; the protein is MALSPSISPHTTTTATTSTSTCTSTCTSTISKPPNSSFLAGHHPKSDPKSNSNSVSVSNLIDASNAQDRIVPSSLAHKSHPAHISTASTPKSTCTSASASTTTTSSSPPASSSPPPLSDRSIREGETGQGLTRDSSDFSSPVKLSVRPLTFDSKSSLILRESGSKELIPRTSNNTPSHKQNRQSTSSLRQNRSGLFTLAVLARDKTSNAIASLAEPALRSRPSPSNTLDSPPDQDTPLNSIKSRSQSAEVTGSSIDRIDLSSSSSENSTSTTPNTTSENSPPSHFLGRRQSLLGTNPPSQAYSNTAADTPPLIHSNHRTTNSSKMHQTSSRLLRMTSDDRPFTRDFKDLFATLVVSLPLAGHRIRLTRVEHSFLSEEAINNLGSLKFSQSNRMPDPKDPSRIVTTTTTTTFSMAREMARSVCQRFLDARFIESADGKQAKDFTMKGSIWQLTPKGIHILERFCSKNGIQQRHVAELVASPRNTMQLVILERDSATDKLSSDRSTIEVIFRRFVGQNGPNIKTSTTTADSDSLSEYKDGIAGVRMAGERKVGSPPRTVYQTFTGKAACDWLMDCCTTVDRRETTEVASLFLEQELIWCVQPDRQYQQQLPPSDDKKDFRFQPTKYAYYQLSQKGKDVINMTSRDRTSESEGTSAAVRAGVSRDSNTQKLDKILNDAALRLLFRENLRDTHCEENLSFYLDVEDFLKSCKAAVRNVDPTRGKSGGSLDSVKETMASAYGIYNAFLAPGSPCELNIDHMLRNQLATRMTKAVGQDAAMVESLKEVTKLFEEAQLSVFKLMASDSVPKFMKSSKYEQTLKNYDFDSISPNGQR
- the Bcsst2 gene encoding Bcsst2: MALSPSISPHTTTTATTSTSTCTSTCTSTISKPPNSSFLAGHHPKSDPKSNSNSVSVSNLIDASNAQDRIVPSSLAHKSHPAHISTASTPKSTCTSASASTTTTSSSPPASSSPPPLSDRSIREGETGQGLTRDSSDFSSPVKLSVRPLTFDSKSSLILRESGSKELIPRTSNNTPSHKQNRQSTSSLRQNRSGLFTLAVLARDKTSNAIASLAEPALRSRPSPSNTLDSPPDQDTPLNSIKSRSQSAEVTGSSIDRIDLSSSSSENSTSTTPNTTSENSPPSHFLGRRQSLLGTNPPSQAYSNTAADTPPLIHSNHRTTNSSKMHQTSSRLLRMTSDDRPFTRDFKDLFATLVVSLPLAGHRIRLTRVEHSFLSEEAINNLGSLKFSQSNRMPDPKDPSRIVTTTTTTTFSMAREMARSVCQRFLDARFIESADGKQAKDFTMKGSIWQLTPKGIHILERFCSKNGIQQRHVAELVASPRNTMQLVILERDSATDKLSSDRSTIEVIFRRFVGQNGPNIKTSTTTADSDSLSEYKDGIAGVRMAGERKVGSPPRTVYQTFTGKAACDWLMDCCTTVDRRETTEVASLFLEQELIWCVQPDRQYQQQLPPSDDKKDFRFQPTKYAYYQLSQKGKDVINMTSRDRTSESEGTSAAVRAGVSRDSNTQKLDKILNDAALRLLFRENLRDTHCEENLSFYLDVEDFLKSCKAAVRNVDPTRGKSGGSLDSVKETMASAYGIYNAFLAPGSPCELNIDHMLRNQLATRMTKAVGQDAAMVESLKEVTKLFEEAQLSVFKLMASDSVPKFMKSSKYEQTLKNYDFDSISPNGQRYNLPERSASKSNR